Sequence from the Eurosta solidaginis isolate ZX-2024a chromosome X, ASM4086904v1, whole genome shotgun sequence genome:
attaattctgcactttctaaaatacaacatgaactgaataacctgtataaatggttgtgcggaaatagactgaaacttaatataaataaaacgaaatttatgataataacaaggaggaacgttaatgaggatataattggtttaaaaataaatgatgaaatcatacaaaaagttgacagtataaaatatttgggaattataattgataacaaactcaagtttgaagaacatataaactacacagtccagaaagttgcgaaaaaaattggggttatgcagagaacatccaaatatattcaaaaaaagtacaaataattatatataagtacattatataaccgcactttgtaaactgcccatctattctattcattgtgtcagacaaagaaatagataaacttcaaaagatgcaaaacagatgtatgagatttattcttaaaaaacctagagatactcgtacggctgatatgctgagaagtttgaactggttaagtgtcaagcaaaagattttttttcacgctatgaagtttatatttaatattaaaagtgaaaatgtacctgaatatctaagtaaaaacgtagtattagttaagcaaacacataacattaatacaaggaataaacacaatttcaaactgcctttattcagaactgaaatagatcagcaaaatattttttataaaggtctaaaaagtttcaatgaactgcctatagatataaaaagttgtaatgaaatcgtagcttttaaagcaaaactttatgaatattgtaaaaccttagcaataagatagtaaattgtaatataatttaatttatgaattaggtttttttgccgtaataaataaatgaaatgaaatgaaatgaaatgtataattaacatgatatttatatatatgtacatgaaacacgtacaattaacatgacgatcatgtattattgatatgatactcatgtataattaacatgatatttatGTAATACTCACGGAGAGCAAGGTTGAAacaacattttaaaaatgttaattagaAATTATACTTACGTGAAAGTAACGTTAAATATACATTAAAAAATGTTGATTTGAAATGAAGATCacatcaaattaaaattatttttagtatatttattattatttttcaattcaataaaatttatttttttataataaataggcacttgtttacatatttttttaatgaataaacaggaACTAAAAATTCTTATTTCTAATGACAGGAGTTCCTTCGTTAATGTAGTACAAATGAATAGGTGGACTTGTaaaaaattcaacattttttaattcaataacATTCTTTTTACAACCAACTTTGTACGATTGATAGTGCTCTAAGAATCCAATAATTTCATGTTTATAGACCAGAAAATAAGCCTCATTATTGACACTAAtaacaatttcttttatttcatatagCTCAATGACTTCTTCAgtagtttttgttaaaaaatagccCTTTTTATACGTCGTCTCCTTAAAGTTGACTAATTTGGCTTTAATATTATTCGTGAACATTGATTCAAAAGTTTGAAAGTTCacgatatttttaaaataactgcAATCTTTAATTCGAAAATGCTCAGTTTTATCATATTGCGTTTGGCTTGGAAACCCTTTGTTATGGGCCCTAATAAATGCTGTAAACTTTAAAGATGCCTTCATGCTTAGACTGTATGTTATATTTTTTCTGGAAGTAATACTTCTTGCATACATTTTTGCTTCCTTGTGCTTAGATTCGAATCGAAAAGTCCATAAGTACTTAAGAGGACCTATTTGTTTAATGACACGCACATAATGTGTTAAAAAGTGAAATTTAGGTTTAAAGGATTTGTGAAACAATTTCAAATATATTTCATTATGCGATTTTATTAAAGACTCTAACTTAATTAAAGAATTTGTATCAAAAGAACTGCTATGTATCATGTCAATAATTTTGAGgagtgttaaaaaaaataagcaacatTCGTCGTCGTCTAGATTACGATTTCCTATTATTAGAGGAAGAAAATGTACAAACGTCATCATTTCTCTAGTGGACATTTTGAGGTTACCACTAGAGAGGTGAGTTAATTCAAAAGGAGGGGACAAATTTCCAATTTCCGTTTCACCTTAGTTAAACATTTGCTTTCTGTAGTTAAATGCTTCAagggaaaataatttcttttgaaTTATGAAGTATTTTAGAATTTCACAAATATCATATTTACAAACTCCCTCGAACAAATCGTGTACTATATCTACCGCAAAATTTGTTGTAGCATGAAAAGATGTTAAATCATTAAACaagcaattcaattttattcCAGTTAGCTTAACGTCGTTAGTCACTAATGCCGATTATAATTTTTCTCAGACCTGATGAAGTCTGTATACTCCACGCAATCTAAATGCATCTCAGCTTTGCTTCTCATACAGAATCGGCAATAATAATTGGAATTAAATGAAGTTGTAAACCCAAGAATGTCATTCAAGCCTAAATTATCTCCAAGAATATTACACAATACAAAGTATATTTTTttagtacaattttttaaattaagttcTAAACCGTCTTCTTCAAGAGATTTGAATATATCAATTAGAGGTTTCATAAAAGGCTCATTaccaaactttttttgttctttgcTTTTGAAGTAAGCTGCTACAAATATATAGTTTAAATTAGATAACAGATATTGCGGCAAAGTTGGAAATATATAATAAACACCACATATTTGATCTGCATTTGCATGACTACCCAAcggattattaatttcaaagctATCCATGTAAACAAAAAACGGTAATACAGTTTTACcaacaaaaaactttaacttcTCTTTAAATGAAGCTGAGTTTATGAAATGCGTAATCGAGGATGAATTAAataggtaatttatattatttaaagtaatttccagaACTGATGgtaattcgaaaaattttctaatttgaaATTTAATCGGCATAATGCAGCCAAACACATTACCTGCTTCTATTGTTGGtctattatttaatataatttcacACATTtcattatttatattaaaaaactgTGTTTTTGAAAATTCGTCTGATCGTTCAACGCTTTTTAAAAACTTATATTCAGTTTGAACGTCTTTGAACGGGTTTtcgcaaaaattaacaaattctaTAATATCTTTTCTCTCATTTTCAGGAGTATAGCTAAGAAGTTTATTTTTCAATGGCTCCACAACGCTAGAAATTATAGCAGATGCACTTTCCTGAATCGATAGAACGTCTTTTCTGCTTATGTTGCTCTTAGTATGTAAATCTAATAAAAACGATTGACATTTTTTGATACATTTAACTTACTTTCTTTCATTTCGTCCGTTTGTTACAAGGTCTGTCTGAGTCTGCTATTTGAGCAACTATTCTAGAGCTGTCGTTTACAAAAGGTAAATCAATCTTAGTTCTTTTAGATTCTGGTAGTGTTAGCTCACTTTCGATAAAATGTTTCAAATGGTTTTGGGTATGCCTCTTAAAGCAATACAGGTTTGAAAATAGTTTAATACAATTTGAAAAAGTACATCGAAAGTCACTATTGTGTGTCAAGCCATGAGCATCTTTAAAGTGTTTAAGTAATATTGAGAGTTCAATAAAAACTCTATCACAAGCAAAACATTTTACTTCTTTactcattttttatttatgatttaaaGAAGGTCAATAATTCACATAAAGCTGAGCTTTTTAGGTCATAGATCGTTGTTatcttgtaaatttgtttttgcaaaaaatacCATATTAAAGATGACTCTTTTGGATACTCTAAGTTAAACACATGAAATATCTTAAAGCAAATGTCTAAAGCAGCTATAAATGTGTGAAACTTTTGTATAGTTCCGTCATAGTTTATATAAAATTCAGTTAAGCTTTTTATATCTGGACCCACTACATTGAGATACGgttgaattttttctttcatgtgtatcgatttttttttccttCTCTGCGTACGTAAATTCCAGACCATTTATATTGGTAATATGTATAATACAACTGTCCATAGCATCTCGAATAGTAGTTTTACAAGTAACACGCTTTCCATCAATTTCTGCGACGTATCGTGATGTGGGTTTCAATACAGCATTTAGCAGCATAATCAAAATGCAATCTTTggaatctacatatgtatgtacataatagAAAAAATGTTTCAGCTTAAGAAGGGTCTTATAAATGTGAAAACATAAATATGAAGGTACACTGACGATCATAAAGATTTGCACAAGGACTTTTTTGATATTGAGCTTTACTTTATATTGGTTTTCATACatgtttttataaagaaatagtGAAAATCATTTTGCTTAAGCAAAACTAGGTGAAAACAGCAAAAAATTCCTTGCGCAAATCTTTATGACAGCCAGTGTAAGTATATAGTAATGATACTCACTGTCGTTAACGCATTCTTTGCTTACTAACGCAAAGAGATCTCCATAATGTTTATCCCTCAACAAATCTTTATAAAGTTCGCACAGTTGGCTCCGCAAATCTATCCAATTATTTATTTGATGAAACGTTTCTTCTgggtatattttttgaaaatcgaaatcgagctacatatgtatgtacataaattaaatgaaaaatatgtTTGTGTTAGTGTAAGAACGTTAATGTGTTTTGGAAACTTTTAGTACGTAAAAATTTTGGTCCTGTAGCTTGCTTGTAGAATAGCCACTCTTCCAGGATAGATTTCAAGTCTTTTAAGTGACGTATATCATTAACACGGTATTTATATGTCTCTCTCCATAAATTGATTGCATCGCCTTCGTCACCACTCATATACTTCATTTTATTCTTAAGTGAAATGTAATTAGTGGAGCAGAGTGTTTCCTTATCAGATGAATTCTCTTCCTCTGACGTGGTGCTTTCAAGTTTTAAGCGCTTGCGATTTAAGTTTTTGAAGCGATTGTATAAAATACCCGATGCATTGGTTCTCCGCCCGGCCTTGCGAGATATGTAATATATTTCCTTATTTTCTGTCGGAAAAATTTCTACAATTTCTTCAGCCAATTTATTCATCTGATACGGACGCGGTATTATGTACTTTCGTGAATTACAATCGAAGAAGTTTTCCACAATAATGTTAAGCAATCTTTTTCTATCatgcatatccaactttttcttcaTTAGATACAAGCTTAGTAGAGATTGGCCGCTTTTTGAGTTTTTCACCATGTCAGTTACATTCTGCAAGAAAATGAAGTTTAAAGAGTATCCACAGCTTCCAATCAACCCTTACCGTAACTTTCACCGAATTGGAATTGCTAGCTGGTGAGTGGAGAGGCTGATTTTTAAGCCAATTTTGTACATTTGAGTTCATACTAAGAGTCGAAAGAGATTCTTCTGGAAACTAAAAcagaaaattgttaatattaAAACACAATATACTATTTAAAACTTTATAGAAAAATATATTACGTTCTTGTGTTTCCAAAGCCCAATTTTTTCCCTAAGTTCTGCTCTATAACCTATATTTTCGTTGCCTGGGAATGCCAACGCCAAGTCGTCACAGTTTATGTACTTTAACCGGTCATATGTGATTCCATAAGCTTTATGTGGGTCAGTTTAAACATGATTagttacaaaagatttttaatataaataagataAACCATTACCATAAAACTTGTCGTAAGCGGCTTCTACATTCATCtctttcaataagttttttaaacGCTGGTCCTCTCCTGATTGAGTTTGGACAGCCTAGGCAGAAAATATCATTGTATGCATTTAGATCAGTCAATGTCATTACAGCTTTAAGGTACTCCAGAGCAGCAGTACCAACGAAAATAATGCCCTGCtactgctccggctctgaacatgaacagagtTAGGAGCAGAGCCGTAGCACAAAAAAGGGATAGAACTTTTTAGGCTCTGCATTTTTTCTGCTGTTTGCCCCGCTCTAAAACGCGACGTAGTTCATAGCCTAAGGAATGTTATCACTGTATTAggctacggctctgctctatgctccaTACATTGCATAGCATTTTCAATGGATGGTCTTCAAACTaaccatataaaaaagaagttgtTTATAAAAATCACTTTTACCAGTTGTAAATTTCCACACGGAGCACCTTGCGTCACAATCTCTGTATTTTCAGAAATTTGTGGAAGTCTTTCTTCTAGAAAGAATTCCTGCCCAGCGTTATTCATTGCCAGCGAAACGTTTTCTCCAAGTAGCAAGCAATTATCACTcattttcacttttatttaatgTCTTCGCCTTGTTCTTTAATCAATACtcacttatatatatttatacttatacCCAACGTACAAAACGATTTAATTCGATTTTCTATAGAacgttttttaataaatattctgtgaaatgttttattaacatgaaaaactgatttaacagttttcatatcaatttgacgtgaaagctgttactttgataattttcaatgttaGATGGTGAAATGTTTTATAAACTTGAAAGACTtatttaacagttttcatatcaatttgacgtgaaagctgttactttgataattttcaatgttagatggtgaaatgttttattaacatgaaagactgatttaatagttttcatataaatttgacgtgaaagctgttactttgataattttcaatgttagatggtgaaatgttttattaacataaaagactgatttaacagttttcatatcaATTTGGCGGGGAAGCTGttactttgataatttttaatgttagatggtgaaatgttttattaacatgaaagactgatttaacagttttcatatcaatttgatgtgactttgataattttcaatgttagatggtgaaatgttttattaacatgaaagactgatttaacagttttcatatcaATTTGACGTGAAAGCTGTTACTTTGATCATTTTAAATGTTAAATGGTAAAATGTATTATTAACATGAGAAATTGATATGACAATGTAATACATGAGAATGTTGATTTAATAGTTATCATATCAATTTAACGTGAAACCTGCTGATTCTATCATTTTCAACGTTAAGATGACATTTTTCGCCGAAATGTGGAATTGATAATgcagaaatgttaattttacaTGAGACTTTTCTTTCGGTGtatcagccaattctaaaggagtcgggttcaaaattggtcgaaatgggatggaataccccatatatagtatatataaaattttttttcaatttcagccctattttaacagctagaagcttcaaatttctccaaatgcttacgtgtatggcatatattgatgtctgaaaaaatcattgagatcggtggcatacatagtatatatctcatacaacccattgttcagataagaaactttgtgcaatttacctgccccattttaacagctagaagcttcaaatttcaccaaatgcttacgtatataacatatattgttgtctgaaaaaatcataaagatcggtggtatatatattatataccccatatacactgtaatttttgccacttttttacggctataagcttcaaaattcatcaaatagttacgtttacgtcttttcttttttgaaatacTTGATccatggtcatagtttttacatgcagaccacaaaaaacgtgaagttttgcatcctcacacaaagtacccacctatttttatacctttcatgaaaatgaaatggtatattaatttcgtcacgaaacccaaaattgtaagtccttaaaggaaaataaa
This genomic interval carries:
- the LOC137234426 gene encoding uncharacterized protein; translated protein: MNVEAAYDKFYAYGITYDRLKYINCDDLALAFPGNENIGYRAELREKIGLWKHKNFPEESLSTLSMNSNVQNWLKNQPLHSPASNSNSVKVTNVTDMVKNSKSGQSLLSLYLMKKKLDMHDRKRLLNIIVENFFDCNSRKYIIPRPYQMNKLAEEIVEIFPTENKEIYYISRKAGRRTNASGILYNRFKNLNRKRLKLESTTSEEENSSDKETLCSTNYISLKNKMKYMSGDEGDAINLWRETYKYRVNDIRHLKDLKSILEEWLFYKQATGPKFLRTKSFQNTLTFLH